One Setaria italica strain Yugu1 chromosome II, Setaria_italica_v2.0, whole genome shotgun sequence DNA segment encodes these proteins:
- the LOC101773021 gene encoding protein DMR6-LIKE OXYGENASE 1, with the protein MAILDLNQAMNNNNTTAPPCHAHAAPASDQRLRQAEWKAGDDADNPNPRHQADAEEEEEEEELLLKGVRHLCERGGITRLPARYVLPPSDRPAPPDHHQRTSGLTIPVIDLARLRSPGAGRAAALVELDAACRDYGFFQVVGHGVGVGGGAMLDVARRFFELPFGERARHMSPDIRAPVRYGTSFNQLNDGVLCWRDFLKLVCDDLDGVVPSWPDAPADLREVVSAYARSCRRLFRELMEAALEAIGIGGPGAGEVLAGCDAGSQMLMVNCFPACPEPDLTLGMPPHSDYGFLTVLLQDQVNGLEVRHADSWVLVDPIPGSLVVNVGDHFEMYSNGRYKSVLHRVRVNSARSRISVASLHSLPPARVIGPAPELVDDDKNPRRYMDTDLATFLDYLSSAEGKHKSFLQTRRLLTS; encoded by the exons ATGGCAATCCTCGACCTCAACCAGGCCATGAATAACAATAATACCACCGCTCCTCCTTGCCATGCCCATGCGGCTCCAGCTTCCGATCAGCGCCTCCGTCAAGCAGAGTGGaaggccggcgacgacgccgacaACCCCAACCCCCGCCACCAGGCCgacgcagaggaggaggaagaagaagaggagctgCTCCTCAAGGGCGTGCGGCACCTGTGCGAGCGCGGCGGCATTACGAGGCTGCCGGCCCGCTACGTCCTCCCGCCGTCCGaccgcccagcgccgccggaCCACCACCAGCGCACCAGCGGCCTGACGATCCCCGTCATCGACCTCGCCCGCCTCCGCTCgcccggcgcggggcgcgcggcggcgctggtggagcTGGACGCGGCGTGCCGGGACTACGGCTTCTTCCAGGTCGTCGGccacggcgtcggcgtcggcggcggggcgatgCTGGACGTGGCGCGGCGGTTCTTCGAGCTGCCCTtcggcgagcgcgcgcgccaCATGTCCCCCGACATCCGCGCCCCCGTGCGGTACGGCACCAGCTTCAACCAGCTCAACGACGGCGTCCTCTGCTGGCGGGACTTCCTCAAGCTCGTCTGCGACGACCTCGACGGCGTCGTCCCGTCCTGGCCGGACGCGCCCGCCGACCTCAG GGAGGTGGTGTCGGCGTACGCGCGGTCGTGCCGGCGGCTGTTCAGGGAGCTGAtggaggcggcgctggaggcGATCGGGAtcggcggccccggcgccggcgaggtgctGGCGGGCTGCGACGCCGGGTCGCAGATGCTGATGGTGAACTGCTTCCCGGCGTGCCCGGAGCCGGACCTCACGCTGGGGATGCCGCCGCACTCCGACTACGGATTCCTCACCGTCCTCCTGCAGGACCAGGTGAACGGCCTCGAGGTCCGCCACGCCGACTCGTGGGTCCTCGTCGACCCGATCCCCGGATCGCTCGTCGTCAACGTCGGAGACCACTTCGAG ATGTACAGCAACGGGCGTTACAAGAGCGTGCTGCACCGGGTCCGCGTGAACTCGGCGCGGTCGCGCATCTCTGTGGCGTCGCTGCACAgcctgccgccggcgagggtcatcgggccggcgccggagctggtGGACGACGACAAGAACCCGAGGAGGTACATGGACACGGACCTCGCCACCTTTCTCGACTACCTCAGCTCGGCCGAGGGCAAGCACAAGTCCTTCCTCCAGACCAGGAGGCTCCTCACCAGCTGA